The following proteins are co-located in the Bombus pyrosoma isolate SC7728 linkage group LG12, ASM1482585v1, whole genome shotgun sequence genome:
- the LOC122573290 gene encoding collagen alpha-5(IV) chain isoform X1 produces MRPRAAATSTNAARGLRPFPVVLRVTCVLALLVVTWIPVTEAVICRDSYKCDCKGIKGTPGFPGISGPQGPEGLPGDIGPDGPPGPKGEKGAAGEYGGTGEKGYRGDEGIRGFPGAPGVPGNPGPEGVMGPDGLDGCNGTDGRAGAPGLPGMHGERGQPGLEGDPGIVGEPGDGGINSVGVKGVRGNPGIDGPEGFQGSYGIPGEMGYPGERGDMGYRGPMGLPGMQGEVGETVYGAKGTVGEQGDRGEPGPPSKDEYKKTDTMYYPVKGSRGEKGMRGGKGGQGRKGEPGMKGPHGRPGFAGTKGTKGEQGNDGPRGKQGAIGPPGPSGEKGEKGAPGYAGQPGPDGLDGELGEPGNQGPPGKQGAAGEPGRYIPELDEIIQGNIGIQGDLGPPGNPGEPGIPGLPGKVGYIGPPGPPGPVGPPGSAGLKGSSIKGEPGQDGLTGEMGLQGPPGAPGIPGLAGPKGFPGISIHGPPGLDGKPGYPGIPGLPGDRGDHGPQGPKGFPGKGSRIGGPPGERGLPGLPGLPGPDGFPGAPGFKGVKGLKGDDCGVCTPGLPGRKGEPGDSGLDGYPGTPGYPGLSGLRGFKGVQGKRGIMGPRGLEGDSGRPGIAGPQGPKGEMGKLTWPDKLTRMPGDIGDKGFPGVEGPRGPRGQPGSRGDTGIQGPKGEKGDFGPPGFPGRDGFAGLDGIPGVPGDNASIPKEFLRGEPGFPGIPGTKGPMGDKGGKGEPGESYPPPVINLKGEKGYKGGRGDIGEDGAKGVEGWPGDEGFPGLPGISGSPGISRQGPIGLKGYPGMPGDQGPRGTSGTPGLQGPIGFTGRLGNKGDRGEPGSNQTYGDYGLMGWSGNKGDVGDPGPRGLQGRPGVDGARGTKGSKGAPGQEGLPGLQGAKGQRGYSTQGPRGFPGMAGQPGMPGRMGEVGITGPYGTPGFDGMKGLKGEIGFIGRRGDDGDAGPMGYSGRDGAPGQPGPPGPDGADGETGEPGPPGWPGPDGMPGIIGAKGQPGDVGPEGVIGIIGLPGPKGISGDVGPDGLDGLPGESAFSGPQGEVGEPGFMGEVGPPGFPGMDGRHGPPGEPGIGRNGSPGLKGIKGETGFDGFNGLPGPKGEVGDMGPDGLKGPRGIWGLKGTPGAYGIHGLPGVKGERGPIGPPGYSGPKGKRGMDGDPGQMGLPGMPGDPGPRGLPGLMGAPGPKGMVGEPGPPSYGVSERGDFGIPGLEGLQGEKGIRGEQGFIGLHGRKGMKGDIGFPGPDGFPGVPGFPGLPGDRGPQGFPGLPGELAEPAEDGLPGLDGLPGTPGIPGQKGAPGEYGYNGPKGIMGDVGFSTRGPKGLPGDRGPEGFTGFPGAPGLEGLEGIPGLQGPKGEPGDRALPIFAIKGRPGEPGLPGFNGRKGVKGEIGEVGIPGREGLPGRRGQRGDDGDEGLSGAMGLPGPKGPKGDNGINPFSPFPRKGLPGDVGLPGLPGFPGLQGMIGEQGEDGIPGRKGEPGMEGLPGLPGPEGVVGSPGYPGPRGAIGRQGPRGSPGIRGSPAPPAPGARNRGFFFARHSQSEMIPVCPRNTVKLWDGFSFLHIMGEGYSVGQDLGTAGSCLQKFSTMPFTMCNLQNVCDYANKNDYSYWLSTTEPMPMSMASIPAPEVGRYLSRCSVCEAPTRVIAVHSQSMAIPECPGGWEELWIGYSFLMHRDAGGRGYGQSLVSPGSCLEEFRTRPFIECHGFGACNYYSTAISYWLTIIKEYEMFRRPIPQTLKADHTSRVSRCAVCIRRRVTEDQHARTPRPFTPNGQRDQVGNIQYPPPHSYYPNYQYQKKPPISKTRDPNRRVPYHYRRRGRLRKPERTTESPNAA; encoded by the exons gGTGACGAAGGTATACGAGGATTCCCTGGAGCTCCAGGAGTACCG GGTAATCCCGGTCCAGAAGGTGTAATGGGACCGGACGGTCTGGACGGATGCAACGGGACTGATGGACGTGCCGGTGCACCAGGATTGCCTGGTATGCATGGTGAACGTGGTCAACCAGGGCTAGAAGGAGATCCAGGGATCGTTGGCGAGCCTGGTGACGGAGGTATCAATTCTGTGGGCGTGAAAGGTGTTCGAGGGAATCCAGGCATCGACGGACCCGAG GGTTTTCAAGGATCGTATGGGATCCCCGGCGAAATGGGCTATCCAGGAGAGAGAGGAGACATG GGTTACCGCGGACCCATGGGGTTACCAGGCATGCAAGGTGAAGTAGGTGAAACTGTATATGGCGCGAAAGGTACGGTGGGTGAACAAGGAGACAGAGGAGAGCCTGGCCCACCGAGTAAAGATGAATACAAGAAAACAGATACCATGTACTATCCGGTGAAGGGCAGTAGGGGCGAAAAGGGGATGCGAGGAGGTAAAGGTGGTCAAGGAAGAAAGGGAGAGCCTGGCATGAAAGGTCCTCAC GGTCGTCCAGGATTCGCTGGTACTAAAGGTACGAAGGGAGAGCAAGGTAACGATGGACCTAGAGGCAAACAGGGTGCAATAGGTCCGCCAGGACCTTcgggagaaaaaggagagaaaggggCTCCGGGCTATGCCGGACAACCGGGACCCGATGGATTAGAT GGAGAGTTGGGAGAGCCCGGAAACCAAGGACCACCTGGTAAACAAGGAGCTGCGGGAGAACCTGGACGATACATACCGGAACTGGACGAAATAATTCAAGGAAATATCGGAATTCAAGGAGATCTAG GTCCGCCTGGTAATCCAGGAGAACCAGGAATACCAGGTTTACCCGGTAAAGTAGGTTATATCGGGCCACCTGGTCCTCCAGGACCGGTCGGCCCTCCTGGATCGGCAGGACTGAAAGGATCTTCCATCAAAGGAGAGCCAGGGCAAGATG GTCTTACCGGAGAGATGGGTTTACAAGGTCCACCAGGTGCACCGGGTATACCCGGCCTCGCCGGTCCGAAAGGTTTTCCTGGAATATCGATACACGGCCCACCAGGCTTAGATGGAAAACCCGGATACCCCGGTATTCCTGGATTACCGGGAGATCGTGGTGATCATGGCCCCCAAG GTCCGAAAGGTTTCCCTGGAAAAGGAAGCAGGATCGGAGGCCCTCCGGGTGAACGTGGTTTACCAGGACTTCCTGGACTTCCTGGACCCGATGGATTTCCAGGCGCGCCAGGCTTCAAAGGTGTAAAAGGTCTTAAAGGAGACGACTGTGGTGTTTGTACGCCAG GTCTACCCGGTAGAAAGGGCGAACCTGGTGATTCCGGCCTGGACGGATATCCTGGAACGCCAGGATACCCGGGATTGTCCGGACTTCGTGGATTCAAAGGTGTACAGGGTAAACGGGGCATTATGGGACCCAGAGGATTGGAAGGAGACAGTGGAAGACCAGGAATCGCTGGTCCTCAAGGCCCTAAAGGAGAAATGGGAAAATTGACATGGCCAGACAAACTAACTAGAATGCCTGGTGACATCGGTGACAAGGGTTTCCCTGGTGTCGAAGGGCCAAGAGGCCCGCGAGGTCAACCTGGCAGTCGCGGTGACACTGGCATTCAAGGACCGAAGGGAGAAAAG GGTGATTTTGGTCCTCCAGGATTTCCAGGACGCGATGGTTTCGCCGGACTGGATGGTATTCCGGGTGTTCCGGGTGACAACGCATCGATACCAAAAGAGTTTCTTCGGGGTGAGCCGGGTTTCCCGGGCATTCCGGGAACCAAAGGTCCAATGGGTGACAAAGGAGGAAAAGGTGAACCCGGAGAATCTTATCCGCCACCGGTTATAAATCtgaaaggagagaaaggatACAAAGGAGGACGAGGTGATATAG GAGAGGACGGTGCGAAAGGTGTCGAAGGATGGCCTGGTGACGAAGGATTTCCGGGACTGCCGGGAATTTCTGGATCACCTGGTATATCGCGTCAGGGTCCTATAGGGTTAAAAGGATACCCCGGTATGCCAGGAGATCAAGGACCTCGCGGAACATCGGGTACACCAGGATTACAAGGACCAATAGGTTTCACG GGTCGCTTGGGTAACAAAGGAGATCGCGGAGAACCAGGATCAAATCAGACGTATGGCGATTATGGATTAATGGGCTGGTCTGGTAACAAGGGAGACGTTGGTGATCCTGGTCCTAGAGGTTTACAAGGTAGACCCGGAGTGGATGGTGCAAGAGGAACAAAAGGTAGCAAAGGTGCTCCTGGCCAAGAAGGATTACCTGGACTACAG GGAGCCAAAGGTCAACGAGGTTACAGCACTCAGGGACCTAGGGGCTTCCCTGGAATGGCTGGACAACCTGGAATGCCCGGAAGAATGGGAGAAGTCGGTATTACAG GTCCCTACGGAACACCTGGATTCGATGGGATGAAGGGTCTGAAAGGAGAAATCGGTTTCATCGGACGCAGAGGTGACGACGGCGATGCCGGACCGATGGGTTACTCAGGAAGGGATGGTGCACCGGGTCAACCGGGTCCTCCTGGACCAGACGGTGCCGATGGTGAAACTGGCGAGCCCGGTCCTCCTGGTTGGCCTGGTCCCGACGGAATGCCCGGAATAATTGGAGCTAAAGGACAACCGGGAGACGTCGGACCCGAAGGTGTTATAGGAATTATAGGATTACCTGGTCCAAAAGGCATTTCTGGAGACGTGGGACCGGATGGTTTGGACGGACTTCCGGGTGAAAGCGCGTTCAGTGGACCTCAAGGTGAGGTGGGTGAGCCTGGTTTCATGGGAGAAGTCGGACCTCCTGGCTTCCCTGGCATGGATGGACGACACGGCCCACCTGGTGAACCAGGAATAGGTCGCAATGGCTCACCTGGTCTGAAGGGAATCAAAGGTGAAACTGGTTTTGACGGATTCAACGGACTACCTGGACCAAAA GGAGAGGTGGGTGACATGGGACCGGATGGTTTGAAAGGGCCAAGAGGAATTTGGGGTTTAAAGGGAACGCCTGGAGCGTACGGTATTCACGGTTTACCTGGTGTGAAGGGTGAACGAGGTCCGATAGGACCACCTGGTTACAGCGGACCTAAAGGTAAACGAGGAATGGATGGAGATCCAGGTCAGATGGGTTTGCCAG gAATGCCTGGTGATCCGGGTCCTAGAGGATTACCCGGTTTAATGGGTGCACCAGGACCCAAAGGAATGGTAGGTGAACCAGGTCCTCCATCGTATGGTGTATCAGAAAGGGGTGATTTCGGTATTCCTGGCCTCGAAGGCTTGCAAGGTGAAAAAGGAATACGCGGTGAACAAGGTTTCATAGGATTGCACGGACGGAAG GGTATGAAAGGTGATATTGGATTCCCTGGACCAGATGGATTCCCAGGTGTGCCAGGTTTCCCGGGTCTCCCTGGCGATCGAGGACCTCAAGGTTTCCCAG GATTACCCGGTGAGTTGGCCGAACCAGCCGAGGACGGATTACCTGGACTAGATGGACTACCCGGGACTCCAGGAATTCCGGGTCAAAAGGGCGCACCAGGAGAATACGGATATAATGGACCTAAAGGAATTATGGGAGACGTTGGTTTCAGCACGCGTGGTCCAAAGGGACTTCCAGGGGATCGAG GTCCAGAAGGTTTCACGGGTTTCCCTGGAGCTCCAGGATTAGAGGGGTTAGAAGGCATACCTGGTCTACAAGGACCAAAAGGTGAACCTGGCGACCGTGCACTGCCTATATTCGCCATTAAAGGAAGACCAGGTGAACCAGGATTGCCTGGATTTAACGGTAGAAAAGGAGTAAAAGGAGAAATTGGTGAAGTGGGCATTCCTGGACGCGAAGGACTACCTGGACGAAGAGGACAACGCGGTGACGACGGAGACGAAGGTTTATCCGGTGCGATGGGACTTCCAGGACCAAAA GGACCGAAAGGAGATAATGGTATTAACCCATTCTCGCCTTTCCCAAGAAAGGGTTTACCCGGTGATGTAGGACTTCCAGGGCTACCAG GTTTCCCTGGGCTTCAGGGCATGATAGGCGAACAAGGAGAAGATGGAATTCCcggaagaaaaggagaacCAGGAATGGAAGGACTTCCCGGTCTTCCAGGGCCAGAGGGCGTTGTTGGTTCTCCTGGTTATCCTGGTCCTCGCGGTGCAATTGGCCGACAAGGTCCTCGAG GATCCCCCGGAATACGGGGAAGTCCGGCACCACCGGCACCTGGTGCCCGAAACAGAGGTTTCTTCTTTGCTCGACACTCGCAATCCGAAATGATACCAGTGTGTCCAAGAAATACAGTGAAACTTTGGGACGGTTTCTCATTTTTGCACATAATGGGCGAAGGATATTCTGTCGGACAGGATCTTG GAACCGCTGGAAGCTGCCTTCAAAAATTCTCCACCATGCCTTTCACGATGTGCAATTTGCAAAACGTATGCGACTACGCCAATAAGAACGATTACAGCTATTGGTTGAGCACGACAGAACCTATGCCTATGTCCATGGCGTCTATACCGGCACCGGAAGTCGGAAGGTATCTGTCCAGATGTTCCGTTTGCGAGGCTCCAACTCGAGTGATCGCGGTGCACAGTCAATCCATGGCTATACCAGAGTGTCCCGGCGGTTGGGAAGAACTTTGGATCGGATACAGTTTCCTCATG CATCGAGACGCAGGCGGACGCGGATACGGTCAGTCCTTGGTGTCCCCCGGTTCCTGTTTAGAAGAATTCCGCACGAGACCGTTCATCGAGTGCCATGGTTTTGGCGCGTGCAACTATTACTCCACTGCCATATCCTACTGGTTAACCATCATCAAGGAGTACGAGATGTTCCGCAGGCCTATACCACAAACGTTGAAAGCCGATCACACATCGCGAGTAAGTCGTTGCGCGGTGTGCATTCGACGTCGCGTCACGGAAGACCAACATGCCAGAACGCCGAGACCTTTCACGCCGAACGGCCAGAGAGACCAAGTCGGCAACATTCAGTACCCACCGCCGCATTCATATTATCCAAACTATCAATATCAGAAGAAACCGCCTATAAGCAAAACGAGAGATCCTAATAGACGCGTTCCGTATCACTATCGAAGAAGAGGCAGACTACGTAAACCCGAACGAACGACAGAATCTCCGAACGCGGCTTAA
- the LOC122573290 gene encoding collagen alpha-2(IV) chain isoform X2, with translation MGPDGLDGCNGTDGRAGAPGLPGMHGERGQPGLEGDPGIVGEPGDGGINSVGVKGVRGNPGIDGPEGFQGSYGIPGEMGYPGERGDMGYRGPMGLPGMQGEVGETVYGAKGTVGEQGDRGEPGPPSKDEYKKTDTMYYPVKGSRGEKGMRGGKGGQGRKGEPGMKGPHGRPGFAGTKGTKGEQGNDGPRGKQGAIGPPGPSGEKGEKGAPGYAGQPGPDGLDGELGEPGNQGPPGKQGAAGEPGRYIPELDEIIQGNIGIQGDLGPPGNPGEPGIPGLPGKVGYIGPPGPPGPVGPPGSAGLKGSSIKGEPGQDGLTGEMGLQGPPGAPGIPGLAGPKGFPGISIHGPPGLDGKPGYPGIPGLPGDRGDHGPQGPKGFPGKGSRIGGPPGERGLPGLPGLPGPDGFPGAPGFKGVKGLKGDDCGVCTPGLPGRKGEPGDSGLDGYPGTPGYPGLSGLRGFKGVQGKRGIMGPRGLEGDSGRPGIAGPQGPKGEMGKLTWPDKLTRMPGDIGDKGFPGVEGPRGPRGQPGSRGDTGIQGPKGEKGDFGPPGFPGRDGFAGLDGIPGVPGDNASIPKEFLRGEPGFPGIPGTKGPMGDKGGKGEPGESYPPPVINLKGEKGYKGGRGDIGEDGAKGVEGWPGDEGFPGLPGISGSPGISRQGPIGLKGYPGMPGDQGPRGTSGTPGLQGPIGFTGRLGNKGDRGEPGSNQTYGDYGLMGWSGNKGDVGDPGPRGLQGRPGVDGARGTKGSKGAPGQEGLPGLQGAKGQRGYSTQGPRGFPGMAGQPGMPGRMGEVGITGPYGTPGFDGMKGLKGEIGFIGRRGDDGDAGPMGYSGRDGAPGQPGPPGPDGADGETGEPGPPGWPGPDGMPGIIGAKGQPGDVGPEGVIGIIGLPGPKGISGDVGPDGLDGLPGESAFSGPQGEVGEPGFMGEVGPPGFPGMDGRHGPPGEPGIGRNGSPGLKGIKGETGFDGFNGLPGPKGEVGDMGPDGLKGPRGIWGLKGTPGAYGIHGLPGVKGERGPIGPPGYSGPKGKRGMDGDPGQMGLPGMPGDPGPRGLPGLMGAPGPKGMVGEPGPPSYGVSERGDFGIPGLEGLQGEKGIRGEQGFIGLHGRKGMKGDIGFPGPDGFPGVPGFPGLPGDRGPQGFPGLPGELAEPAEDGLPGLDGLPGTPGIPGQKGAPGEYGYNGPKGIMGDVGFSTRGPKGLPGDRGPEGFTGFPGAPGLEGLEGIPGLQGPKGEPGDRALPIFAIKGRPGEPGLPGFNGRKGVKGEIGEVGIPGREGLPGRRGQRGDDGDEGLSGAMGLPGPKGPKGDNGINPFSPFPRKGLPGDVGLPGLPGFPGLQGMIGEQGEDGIPGRKGEPGMEGLPGLPGPEGVVGSPGYPGPRGAIGRQGPRGSPGIRGSPAPPAPGARNRGFFFARHSQSEMIPVCPRNTVKLWDGFSFLHIMGEGYSVGQDLGTAGSCLQKFSTMPFTMCNLQNVCDYANKNDYSYWLSTTEPMPMSMASIPAPEVGRYLSRCSVCEAPTRVIAVHSQSMAIPECPGGWEELWIGYSFLMHRDAGGRGYGQSLVSPGSCLEEFRTRPFIECHGFGACNYYSTAISYWLTIIKEYEMFRRPIPQTLKADHTSRVSRCAVCIRRRVTEDQHARTPRPFTPNGQRDQVGNIQYPPPHSYYPNYQYQKKPPISKTRDPNRRVPYHYRRRGRLRKPERTTESPNAA, from the exons ATGGGACCGGACGGTCTGGACGGATGCAACGGGACTGATGGACGTGCCGGTGCACCAGGATTGCCTGGTATGCATGGTGAACGTGGTCAACCAGGGCTAGAAGGAGATCCAGGGATCGTTGGCGAGCCTGGTGACGGAGGTATCAATTCTGTGGGCGTGAAAGGTGTTCGAGGGAATCCAGGCATCGACGGACCCGAG GGTTTTCAAGGATCGTATGGGATCCCCGGCGAAATGGGCTATCCAGGAGAGAGAGGAGACATG GGTTACCGCGGACCCATGGGGTTACCAGGCATGCAAGGTGAAGTAGGTGAAACTGTATATGGCGCGAAAGGTACGGTGGGTGAACAAGGAGACAGAGGAGAGCCTGGCCCACCGAGTAAAGATGAATACAAGAAAACAGATACCATGTACTATCCGGTGAAGGGCAGTAGGGGCGAAAAGGGGATGCGAGGAGGTAAAGGTGGTCAAGGAAGAAAGGGAGAGCCTGGCATGAAAGGTCCTCAC GGTCGTCCAGGATTCGCTGGTACTAAAGGTACGAAGGGAGAGCAAGGTAACGATGGACCTAGAGGCAAACAGGGTGCAATAGGTCCGCCAGGACCTTcgggagaaaaaggagagaaaggggCTCCGGGCTATGCCGGACAACCGGGACCCGATGGATTAGAT GGAGAGTTGGGAGAGCCCGGAAACCAAGGACCACCTGGTAAACAAGGAGCTGCGGGAGAACCTGGACGATACATACCGGAACTGGACGAAATAATTCAAGGAAATATCGGAATTCAAGGAGATCTAG GTCCGCCTGGTAATCCAGGAGAACCAGGAATACCAGGTTTACCCGGTAAAGTAGGTTATATCGGGCCACCTGGTCCTCCAGGACCGGTCGGCCCTCCTGGATCGGCAGGACTGAAAGGATCTTCCATCAAAGGAGAGCCAGGGCAAGATG GTCTTACCGGAGAGATGGGTTTACAAGGTCCACCAGGTGCACCGGGTATACCCGGCCTCGCCGGTCCGAAAGGTTTTCCTGGAATATCGATACACGGCCCACCAGGCTTAGATGGAAAACCCGGATACCCCGGTATTCCTGGATTACCGGGAGATCGTGGTGATCATGGCCCCCAAG GTCCGAAAGGTTTCCCTGGAAAAGGAAGCAGGATCGGAGGCCCTCCGGGTGAACGTGGTTTACCAGGACTTCCTGGACTTCCTGGACCCGATGGATTTCCAGGCGCGCCAGGCTTCAAAGGTGTAAAAGGTCTTAAAGGAGACGACTGTGGTGTTTGTACGCCAG GTCTACCCGGTAGAAAGGGCGAACCTGGTGATTCCGGCCTGGACGGATATCCTGGAACGCCAGGATACCCGGGATTGTCCGGACTTCGTGGATTCAAAGGTGTACAGGGTAAACGGGGCATTATGGGACCCAGAGGATTGGAAGGAGACAGTGGAAGACCAGGAATCGCTGGTCCTCAAGGCCCTAAAGGAGAAATGGGAAAATTGACATGGCCAGACAAACTAACTAGAATGCCTGGTGACATCGGTGACAAGGGTTTCCCTGGTGTCGAAGGGCCAAGAGGCCCGCGAGGTCAACCTGGCAGTCGCGGTGACACTGGCATTCAAGGACCGAAGGGAGAAAAG GGTGATTTTGGTCCTCCAGGATTTCCAGGACGCGATGGTTTCGCCGGACTGGATGGTATTCCGGGTGTTCCGGGTGACAACGCATCGATACCAAAAGAGTTTCTTCGGGGTGAGCCGGGTTTCCCGGGCATTCCGGGAACCAAAGGTCCAATGGGTGACAAAGGAGGAAAAGGTGAACCCGGAGAATCTTATCCGCCACCGGTTATAAATCtgaaaggagagaaaggatACAAAGGAGGACGAGGTGATATAG GAGAGGACGGTGCGAAAGGTGTCGAAGGATGGCCTGGTGACGAAGGATTTCCGGGACTGCCGGGAATTTCTGGATCACCTGGTATATCGCGTCAGGGTCCTATAGGGTTAAAAGGATACCCCGGTATGCCAGGAGATCAAGGACCTCGCGGAACATCGGGTACACCAGGATTACAAGGACCAATAGGTTTCACG GGTCGCTTGGGTAACAAAGGAGATCGCGGAGAACCAGGATCAAATCAGACGTATGGCGATTATGGATTAATGGGCTGGTCTGGTAACAAGGGAGACGTTGGTGATCCTGGTCCTAGAGGTTTACAAGGTAGACCCGGAGTGGATGGTGCAAGAGGAACAAAAGGTAGCAAAGGTGCTCCTGGCCAAGAAGGATTACCTGGACTACAG GGAGCCAAAGGTCAACGAGGTTACAGCACTCAGGGACCTAGGGGCTTCCCTGGAATGGCTGGACAACCTGGAATGCCCGGAAGAATGGGAGAAGTCGGTATTACAG GTCCCTACGGAACACCTGGATTCGATGGGATGAAGGGTCTGAAAGGAGAAATCGGTTTCATCGGACGCAGAGGTGACGACGGCGATGCCGGACCGATGGGTTACTCAGGAAGGGATGGTGCACCGGGTCAACCGGGTCCTCCTGGACCAGACGGTGCCGATGGTGAAACTGGCGAGCCCGGTCCTCCTGGTTGGCCTGGTCCCGACGGAATGCCCGGAATAATTGGAGCTAAAGGACAACCGGGAGACGTCGGACCCGAAGGTGTTATAGGAATTATAGGATTACCTGGTCCAAAAGGCATTTCTGGAGACGTGGGACCGGATGGTTTGGACGGACTTCCGGGTGAAAGCGCGTTCAGTGGACCTCAAGGTGAGGTGGGTGAGCCTGGTTTCATGGGAGAAGTCGGACCTCCTGGCTTCCCTGGCATGGATGGACGACACGGCCCACCTGGTGAACCAGGAATAGGTCGCAATGGCTCACCTGGTCTGAAGGGAATCAAAGGTGAAACTGGTTTTGACGGATTCAACGGACTACCTGGACCAAAA GGAGAGGTGGGTGACATGGGACCGGATGGTTTGAAAGGGCCAAGAGGAATTTGGGGTTTAAAGGGAACGCCTGGAGCGTACGGTATTCACGGTTTACCTGGTGTGAAGGGTGAACGAGGTCCGATAGGACCACCTGGTTACAGCGGACCTAAAGGTAAACGAGGAATGGATGGAGATCCAGGTCAGATGGGTTTGCCAG gAATGCCTGGTGATCCGGGTCCTAGAGGATTACCCGGTTTAATGGGTGCACCAGGACCCAAAGGAATGGTAGGTGAACCAGGTCCTCCATCGTATGGTGTATCAGAAAGGGGTGATTTCGGTATTCCTGGCCTCGAAGGCTTGCAAGGTGAAAAAGGAATACGCGGTGAACAAGGTTTCATAGGATTGCACGGACGGAAG GGTATGAAAGGTGATATTGGATTCCCTGGACCAGATGGATTCCCAGGTGTGCCAGGTTTCCCGGGTCTCCCTGGCGATCGAGGACCTCAAGGTTTCCCAG GATTACCCGGTGAGTTGGCCGAACCAGCCGAGGACGGATTACCTGGACTAGATGGACTACCCGGGACTCCAGGAATTCCGGGTCAAAAGGGCGCACCAGGAGAATACGGATATAATGGACCTAAAGGAATTATGGGAGACGTTGGTTTCAGCACGCGTGGTCCAAAGGGACTTCCAGGGGATCGAG GTCCAGAAGGTTTCACGGGTTTCCCTGGAGCTCCAGGATTAGAGGGGTTAGAAGGCATACCTGGTCTACAAGGACCAAAAGGTGAACCTGGCGACCGTGCACTGCCTATATTCGCCATTAAAGGAAGACCAGGTGAACCAGGATTGCCTGGATTTAACGGTAGAAAAGGAGTAAAAGGAGAAATTGGTGAAGTGGGCATTCCTGGACGCGAAGGACTACCTGGACGAAGAGGACAACGCGGTGACGACGGAGACGAAGGTTTATCCGGTGCGATGGGACTTCCAGGACCAAAA GGACCGAAAGGAGATAATGGTATTAACCCATTCTCGCCTTTCCCAAGAAAGGGTTTACCCGGTGATGTAGGACTTCCAGGGCTACCAG GTTTCCCTGGGCTTCAGGGCATGATAGGCGAACAAGGAGAAGATGGAATTCCcggaagaaaaggagaacCAGGAATGGAAGGACTTCCCGGTCTTCCAGGGCCAGAGGGCGTTGTTGGTTCTCCTGGTTATCCTGGTCCTCGCGGTGCAATTGGCCGACAAGGTCCTCGAG GATCCCCCGGAATACGGGGAAGTCCGGCACCACCGGCACCTGGTGCCCGAAACAGAGGTTTCTTCTTTGCTCGACACTCGCAATCCGAAATGATACCAGTGTGTCCAAGAAATACAGTGAAACTTTGGGACGGTTTCTCATTTTTGCACATAATGGGCGAAGGATATTCTGTCGGACAGGATCTTG GAACCGCTGGAAGCTGCCTTCAAAAATTCTCCACCATGCCTTTCACGATGTGCAATTTGCAAAACGTATGCGACTACGCCAATAAGAACGATTACAGCTATTGGTTGAGCACGACAGAACCTATGCCTATGTCCATGGCGTCTATACCGGCACCGGAAGTCGGAAGGTATCTGTCCAGATGTTCCGTTTGCGAGGCTCCAACTCGAGTGATCGCGGTGCACAGTCAATCCATGGCTATACCAGAGTGTCCCGGCGGTTGGGAAGAACTTTGGATCGGATACAGTTTCCTCATG CATCGAGACGCAGGCGGACGCGGATACGGTCAGTCCTTGGTGTCCCCCGGTTCCTGTTTAGAAGAATTCCGCACGAGACCGTTCATCGAGTGCCATGGTTTTGGCGCGTGCAACTATTACTCCACTGCCATATCCTACTGGTTAACCATCATCAAGGAGTACGAGATGTTCCGCAGGCCTATACCACAAACGTTGAAAGCCGATCACACATCGCGAGTAAGTCGTTGCGCGGTGTGCATTCGACGTCGCGTCACGGAAGACCAACATGCCAGAACGCCGAGACCTTTCACGCCGAACGGCCAGAGAGACCAAGTCGGCAACATTCAGTACCCACCGCCGCATTCATATTATCCAAACTATCAATATCAGAAGAAACCGCCTATAAGCAAAACGAGAGATCCTAATAGACGCGTTCCGTATCACTATCGAAGAAGAGGCAGACTACGTAAACCCGAACGAACGACAGAATCTCCGAACGCGGCTTAA